TCTATACTTACACTTCATTCCATTTGTTAGGTCCAGAAGACTGGGAGATGATCTGCAAATATGCTAAAATGCTGTTTTTCATGAGAACCAACACCTCAGCCACCTCTGCTGGCAAATGGCCATGAATAGCTCCCCCTAGCATCTGGACAGTCTCCTGTGTGAGGTGGTTAGCTTGCATGTAATATATATTGGGGTTCCGTATCAGCTGAAGTGAGCTATTAAAAGCACCAAGGATTTTGTTAATCACATCCTGAGGTAGAGCTCCGGTTTCATTAGAAATACTCTCCAGAACCACTCTGACTGTGCTAATGACAGcttctgtaaagttttcactTTGGAGACCACCATCAGTGCTAGCCACATGCGATGCATAGGTTAGTGCCTGAGACACCTGCTCAGCAACATCCAGGAAGGCTCTGTCCTCAGGGGAGAGTAGAGGAGCCATGGCTTGCAAAAGTTGGTCAAGACTCACTCCAGCTCCTATAAGATCTACAGAGCTAACATTCCCATGGAAGATTCTGTCAAGTGCAATTGTCAGTTGTTGGTTAATGATCCAGTCCCTGGTCAAGTTGCCTTCATTTGAGCTCAGAAGGTTTTCTGTGACCTTGATTATCATTGATATGATGGGCTGAGCTGTGTTGTTTGATGGCAGAGAATTCTGAAGCTCTGTTAACACATTCATaatgctgaaaaacaaaaagagtaCAAGTACAATTGTCATCTCTCCTACAAGTTACATACAATATATactgtttataaaaatatagttagAAAGTGAGAGTGAAACAGAGAGAAATAACAATATTCAACAAATACATAGTATCTACACTCACAGTTCATTCCAGTGATAAAATCCAGCAGGCTGGGAGATGTTATTCAGATAggataaaatgctgtttttaatggGAATCAGCACCACAACTGCCTCCGCTGGTAAAAGAGTATGAATCACTGTCTCTACCATCTGGATAGTCCCCTGTGTGAGGTTGCTAGCTTGGGCATAGCTCATATTGGAGTTTAGGATCAGCTGAAGGGAACCATTGAAAGCACCAAGAATATTGTTAACCTCACCCTGTGGTAGGGCTCCAGTTTCATTAGAAATACTCTCCAGAACCACTCTGACTGTGCTAATGACAGcttctgtaaagttttcactTTGGAGACCACCATCAGTGCTAGCCACATGCAATGCATAGGTAAGTGCCTGAGACACCTGCTCAGCAACATCCAGGAAGGCTCTGTCCTCAGGGGAGAGTAGAGGAGCCATGGCTTGCAAAAGTTGGTCAAGATTCACCCCAGCTCCTGCAAGATCTACAGAGCTAACATTCCCATGGAACATTCTGTCAAGTGCAATTGCCAGTTGTTGGTTAACGATCCAGTTCCTGGTCAAGTTGCCTTCATTTGAGCTCAGAAGGTTTTCTGTGACCTTGATTATCATTGATATGATGGGCTGAGCTGTGTTGTTTGATGGCAGGGAATTCTGAAGCTCTGTTAACACATTCATaatgctgaaaaacaaaaagaacacaAGTACAATTGTCATCTCTCCTAGAAGTTACATAcagaatatatattacaatataattagAGAGTGAGAGTGAAACAGAGAGATATTCAACAAATACATATTCTTTACACTCACAGTTCATTCCATTGATCAAATCCAGCAGGCTGGGAGACGTTATTCAGAAAggataaaatgctgtttttaatggGAATCAGCACCACAACTGCCTCCGCTGGTAAAAGAGTATTAATCACTGTCTCTACCATCTGGATAGTCCCCTGTGTGAGAGTGCTAGCTTGGGCATAGCTCATATTGGAGTTTAGGATCAGCTGAAGGGAACCGTTGAAAGCACCAAGAATATTGTTGACCACATCCTGAGGTAGAACTCTAATTTCATTAGAAATACTCTCTAGAACCACTCTGACTGTGCTAATGACAGcttctgtaaagttttcactTTGGAGACCACCATCAGTGCTAGCCACATGAGATGCATAGTTTAGTGCCTGAGACACCTGCTCAGCAACAGCCAGAAAGACTCTGTCCTCAGGGGAGAGTAGGGGAGCCATGGCTTGCAAAAGTTGGTCAAGATTTACCCCAGCTCCTGCAAGATCTACGGAGCTAACATTCCCCTGGAATATTCTGTCAAGTGCAATTGTCAGTTGTTGGTTAACGATCCAGTTCCTGGTCAAGTTGCCTTCATTTGAGCTCAGAAGGTTTTCTGTGACCTTGATTATCGATGATATGATGGGCTGAGCTGTGTTGTTTGATGGCAGAGAATTCTGAAGCTCTATTAACACATCCAtaatactgaaaaacaaaaagagcacAAGTATAGCTGTCATCTCTCCTACAAAATACatccagtatatatataaaaatataattagaaagtgagagtgaaacagagagaaagaacaaTATTCAACAAATACATAGTATCTATACTTACAGTTCATTCCATTGATCAAATCCAGCAGGCTGGGAGATGTTATTCAGATAggataaaatgctgtttttaatggGAACCAGCAAAACATCAGCCTCCGCTGGTAAAAGAGTATGAATCACTGTCTCTACCATCTGGATAGTCCCCTGTGTGAGGTTGCTAGCTTGGGCATAGTTCATATTGGAGTTTAGGATCAGCTGAAGGGAACCATTGAAAGCACCAAGAATATTGTTAACCGCATCCAGATGTAGAGCTCTGGTTTGATTAGAAATACTCTCCAGTACCACTCTGACTGTGCTAATGACAGcttctgtaaagttttcactTTGGAGACCACCATCAGTGCTAGCCACATGCAATGCATAGGTAAGTGCCTGAGACACCTGCTCAGCAACATCCAGGAAGGCTCTGTCCTCAGGGGAGAGTAGAGGAACCATGGCTTGCAAAAGTTGGTCAAGATTCACCCCAGCTCCTGCAAGATCTACGGCGCTAACATTCCCCTGGAAAATTCTGTCAAGTGCAATTGTCAGTTGTTGGTTAATGATCCAGTTCCTGGTCAAGTTGCCTTCATTTGAGCTCAGAAGGTTTTCTGTGACCTTGATTATCATTGATATGATGGGCTGAGCTGTGTTGTTTGATGGTAGAAAATTCTGAAGCTCTGGTAAGACATACAtaatactgaaaaacaaaaagagtgCAAGTACAACTGTCATCTCTCTTacaaaatacatacagtatatatatatatatatatatatatacatttctttagAAAGTGAGAgtgaaacagagagaaagaacaaTATTCAACAAGTACATAGTATGTATACTCACAGTTCATTCCATTGATCAAATCCAGCAGGCTGGGAGATGTTATTCAGATAGgataaaatactgtttttaatgGGAGTCAGCACCTCAGCTACCTCTGCTGGTAAAAGAAAATGAATCATTGCATCTACCATCTGGATAGTCCCCTGTGTGAGGGTCCTAGCTTGGTCATAGCTCATATTGGAGTTTAGGATCAGCTGAAGGGAACCATTGAAAGCACCAAGAATATTTTGGACCACATCCTGAGGTAGAACTCCGGTTTCATTAGAAATACTCTCCAGAACCACTCTGACTGTGCTAATGACAGcttctgtaaagttttcactTTGGAGACCACCATCAGTGCTAGCCACATGCAAGGCATAGGTAAGTGCCTGAGACACCTGCTCAGCAACATCCAGGAAGGCTCTGTTCTCAGGGGAGAGTAGGGGAGCCATGGCTTGCAAAAGTTGGTCAAGATTCACCCCAGCTCCTACAAGATTTACGGAGCTAACATTCCCCTGGAATATTCTGTCAAGTGCAATTGTCAGTTGTTGGTTAACGATCCAGTCCCCGGTCAAGTTGCCTTCATTTGAGCTCAGAAGGTTTTCTGTGACCTTGATTATCGATGATATGATGGGCTGAGCTTTGTTGTTTGATGGCAAAGAATTCTGAAGCTCTATTAACACATTCAtaacactgaaaaacaaaaagagcacAGGTACAGCTGTCATCTCTCCTACAAAATACatccagtatatatataaaaatataattagaaagtgagagtgaaacagagagaaagaacaaTATTCAACAAATACATAGTATCTATACTTACAGTTCATTCCATTGATCAAATCCAGCAGGCTGGGAGATGTTATTCAGATAggataaaatgctgtttttaatggGAACCAGCAAAACATCAGCCTCTGCTGGTAAAAGAGAATGAATCACTGTCTCTACCATCTGGATAGTCCCCTGTGTGAGGTTGCTAGCTTGGGCATAGTTCATATTGGAGTTTAGGATCAGCTGAAGGGAACCATTGAAAGCACCAAGAATATTGTTAACCGCATTCAGATGTAGAGCTCTGGTTTGATTAGAAATACTCTCCAGAACCACTCTGACTGTGCTAATGACAGcttctgtaaagttttcactTTGGAGACCACCATCAGTGCTAGCCACATGCAAGGCATAGGTAAGTGCCTGAGACACCTGCTCAGCAACATCCAGGAAGGCTCTGTCCTCAGGGGAGAGTAGAGGAGCCATGGCTTGCAAAAGTTGGTCAAGATTCACCCCAGCTCCTGCAAGATCTACGGAGCTAACATTCCCATGGAAGATTCTGTCAAGTGCAATTGTCAGTTGTTGGTTAATGATCCAGTCCCTGGTCAAGTTGCCTTCATTTGAGCTCAGAAGATTTTCTGTGACCTTGATTATCGTTGATATGATGGGCTGAGCTGTGTTGTTTGATGGCAGGGAATTCTGAAGCTCTGTTAACACATTCATAATACTGAAAAAAAGAGTACAGGTACAACTGTCATCTCTCCTACaaaatgcatacagtatatatataaaaatataattagaaagtgagaatgaaagagagagaaagaacaatATTCAATAAAAGCATAGACTTTACACTCACAGTTCATTCCATTGATCAAATCCAGCAGGCTGGGAGACGTTATTCAGATAggataaaatgctgtttttaatggGAATCAGCACCACAACTGCCTCCGCTGGTAAAAGAGTATGAATCACTGTCTCTACCATCTGGATAGTCTCCTGTGTTAGGGTCCTAGCTTGGTCATAGCTCATATTGGAGTTTAGGATCAGCTGAAGGGAACCGTTGAAAGCACCAAGAATATTGTTGACCACATCCTGAGGTAAAGCTCCGGTTTCATTAGAAATACTCTCCAGAACCACTCTGACTGTGCTAATGACAGcttctgtaaagttttcactTTGGAGACCACCATCAGTGCTAGCCACATGCAAGGCATAGGTAAGTGCCTGAGACACTTGCTCAGCAACATCCAGGAAGGCTCTGTTCTCAGGGGAGAGTAGGGGAGCCATGGCTTGCAAAAGTTGGTCAAGATTCACCCCAGCTCCTGCAAGATCTACGGAGCTAACATTCCCATGGAAGATTCTGTCAAGTGCAATTGTCAGTTGTTGGTTAATGATCCAGTCCCTGGTCAAGTTGCCTTCATTTGAGCTCAGAAGATTTTCTGTGACCTTGATTATCATTGATATGATGGGCTGAGCTGTGTTGTTTGATGGCAGGGACTTCTGAAGCTCTGTTAACACATTCATAATACTGAAAAAAAGAGCAAAGATACAACTGTCATCTCTCCTacaaaatacatacagtataattataaaaatataattagaaagtgagaatgaaagagagagaaagaacaatACTCAATAAAAGCATAGACTTTACACTCACAGTTCATTCCATTGATCAAAACCAGCAGGCTGGGAGACGTTATTCAGATAggataaaatgctgtttttaatggGATTCAGCACCACAACTGCCTCCGCTGGTAAAAGAGTATGAATCACTGTCTCTACCATCTGGATAGTCTCCTGTGTTAGGGTCCTAGCTTGGTCATAGCTCATATTGGAGTTTAGGATCAGCTGAAGGGAACCATTGAAAGCACCAAGAACATTGTTGACCACATCCTGAGGTAAAGCTCCGGTTTCATTAGAAATACTCTCCAGAACCACTCTGACTGTGCTAATGACAGcttctgtaaagttttcactTTGGAGACCACCATCAGTGCTAGCCACATGCAAGGCATAGGTAAGTGCCCGAGACACCTGCTCAGCAACATCCAGGAAGGCTCTGTCCTCAGGGGAGAGTAGAGGAGCCATGGCTTGCAAAAGTTGGTCAAGATTCACCCCAGCCCCTGCAAGATCTACGGAGCTAACATTCCCATGGAAGATTCTGTCAAGTGCAATTGTCAGTTGTTGGTTAATGATCCAGTCCCTGGTCAAGTTGCCTTCATTTGAGTTTAGAAGATTTTCTGTGACCTTGATTATCGTTGATACGATGGGCTGAGCTGTGTTGTTTGATGGCAGGGAATTCTGAAGCTCTGTTAACACATTCATAATACTGAAAAAAGAGCACAAGTACAACTGTCATCTCTCCTacaaaatacatacagtatatatataaaaatataattagaaagtgagaatgaaagagagagaaagaacattACTCAATAAAAGCATGGACTTTACACTCACAGTTCATTCCATTGATCAAATCCAGCAGGCTGGGAGACGTTATTCAGATAggataaaatgctgtttttaatggAAATCAGCACCACAACTGCCTCCGCTGGTAAAAGAGTATGAATCACTGTCTCTACCATCTGGATAGTCTCCTGTGTTAGGGTACTAGCTTGGGCATAGCTCATATTGGAGTTTAGGATCAGCTGAAGGGAACTTTTAAAAGCACCAAGAATATTGTTAACCACATCCTGAGGTAGAGCTCCGGTTTCATTAGAAATACTCTTCAGAACCACTCTGACTGTGCTAATGAGAGCTTCTGTAAAATTATCACTTTGGAGACCACCATCAGTGCTAGCCAACTGTAGAGTATAGTTTACTGCTTGAGAAAACTGTTCAGCAACAGCAATGAAGGCTCTGTCCTCAGGGGTGAGCAGGGGAGCCATGGCTTGTAGGAGCTGCTCAAGATCATTTCCTGGTGTTGTGATATCTACAGAGCTAATTTCCCACTGGAAAATTCTAGCAAGTGCCGTCATCAGTTGTGGGTTTGTGATCCACTCCCTTGTCAAGCTGAGGTAGGTCATGATCTGACCTTCAATTTCAGCAGGAATACTAATGTTCATTAGGGAGCCTAGAAAATTGTAGTACGTCTGCTGGATCTCAAGATTTCCTTTAATCAATGCCATCTCACCCTGCAGCATGGTCATGATTGTACTGCAAACTTGTACAAGATCTTCACCTTTCAGAGGAAGTCTCACATGGGTCAAGTTCTGGATTTGATTCATTGTTAGCATCACCATATCTGCTTTTGCAATGATAAGTGCCACCTGCATTTCAGTCATGTGTTTCAGTTGATGGAGAATCTCTGCAAACATACTGCCACTGGTGTCATTTCCAAGCTTGTTTAAATACCACAGTGTGATTTCTCCATACACCTTCTTTGCATACTGCCCGTGCTCCATCAATGTCGAATTAATGGTGTGGTATGTGTATTGTTCTCTGAACACATTTTTCAAGAGGTCTTCCAGGATGTTGAGCTCATTTGTAATATCAGTGATATTCTCCACATCAAGACCCTGCAGGTTTTGTCTGATGGCTGTCAGTGTTGTAATCAGCACCTCTTCTGTCAATGCAAGTGGGCGAGATCCAGAGGTGGACATGTTATTTAGTTTCTGATATTCTACCGCAGTGATATTAAGCCAGTTTTTAAGAGTCATTTGAGCATTCTTTGCCACAGGTATTACTCCAAGTAAACCAGAAGCAGTCTGGATGAGCTGAAGGACACATTCGGCCTGTCCAGTAACAGGAGGCTTCTGGGGAGACTGTGTGGTTTGAGTGTTCACACACTGTGGGATTTGAATGGCCATATTCAGAGTTTCCAGAATGGATACTGACCAATTAGAATGAAATACAGAATTGACTTGTTCTAATTCAGAAATAGTGAGATTGGAGGCTTGTAGACTTTGACTGATGTTGAAAATAGGAGATGCATGAGTCTGCTCAAGAAGATATTGAATCTTCCTGGAAATTTCCATTGAGGCTTCTACTGGCCGGGACATGTTCCATGGCAGGAGCAGAGCGAGCACATCAAGCGCAACAGGGAGAGTCATGTTACCCCAAAGATGTGTTGTTGGCATGGTGTTGTTGGCATTATTTCCAAATGCAAGCATTGCACCAAGATTATTAAAGACATTATGGACATCAGCTACACAGTCCTGGCCAAGAGCTGAACAGATCTCTAGATCTCGAATGAGATCATGAGTCTTATTTAGCCCTGCTTCTAACTGATACTGCTGCTCTGGAGGTAAGATGGCTCCAAGTTGGCTCAAAATTGCTTGAAGAACTGCAAAACCCTCTTCTTTGTTTAGAATCTGGATGGACCCATTGTTCAAGACTTGAAGGATTCCCATGATGACTGGGTGCATGCTGATTGTCTGGGAACCTCCTGACAACAGGTTCTCTATCTGCCCCAGTCCAAGAGCTGCCATAATGTCGTTTAAGAGCTGAGTGTCAAACTGCTGTGTGGAATCAATGTTTGAGAGGAGCTGAATTTCTTTATCGACTGTATTAATGAGGTCCAGCGACAAATCTTTTAGTGAAATTTCACTACCAAGTAGCTGACCAGGTAGGCCATTGGCAATGACTTGCTGCAAAAGTGCCAAGTAACTGTTTTGGAGGAGAGCCACTGTCCCCTGGAGAGGTCTAAAATCAAATGAATGTAAAGTCATtatctataataaaataatttatattgtatCAACAATTTGACTTTTATGTAATttgatacattttgaaaataaaatatgcacAGAGTAGTACAGaagttgaaaataaaattactttggtatcaataaatgttttgcaGTAAAAAATCACTACCTTAACAGGCTGGCAGGTTCTCTTGACACTTTAGAGATCAAAGAATGAATCAAAGGAACAGCTGTTTCCCAG
The genomic region above belongs to Carassius carassius chromosome 11, fCarCar2.1, whole genome shotgun sequence and contains:
- the LOC132153286 gene encoding uncharacterized protein LOC132153286, translated to MVPLLSPEDRAFLDVAEQVSQALTYALHVASTDGGLQSENFTEAVISTVRVLILNSNMNYAQASNLTQGTIQMVETVIHTLLPAEADVLLVPIKNSILSYLNNISQPAGFDQWNELIMDVLIELQNSLPSNNTAQPIISSIIKVTENLLSSNEGNLTRNWIVNQQLTIALDRIFQGNVSSVDLAGAGVNLDQLLQAMAPLLSPEDRVFLAVAEQVSQALNYASHVASTDGGLQSENFTEAVISTVRVVLESISNEIRVLPQDVVNNILGAFNGSLQLILNSNMSYAQASTLTQGTIQMVETVINTLLPAEAVVVLIPIKNSILSFLNNVSQPAGFDQWNELIMNVLTELQNSLPSNNTAQPIISMIIKVTENLLSSNEGNLTRNWIVNQQLAIALDRMFHGNVSSVDLAGAGVNLDQLLQAMAPLLSPEDRAFLDVAEQVSQALTYALHVASTDGGLQSENFTEAVISTVRVVLESISNETGALPQGEVNNILGAFNGSLQLILNSNMSYAQASNLTQGTIQMVETVIHTLLPAEAVVVLIPIKNSILSYLNNISQPAGFYHWNELIMNVLTELQNSLPSNNTAQPIISMIIKVTENLLSSNEGNLTRDWIINQQLTIALDRIFHGNVSSVDLIGAGVSLDQLLQAMAPLLSPEDRAFLDVAEQVSQALTYASHVASTDGGLQSENFTEAVISTVRVVLESISNETGALPQDVINKILGAFNSSLQLIRNPNIYYMQANHLTQETVQMLGGAIHGHLPAEVAEVLVLMKNSILAYLQIISQSSGPNKWNEVIVNMMRELQNSLPSNNTAQPIISVILKVTKYILNSNEGKFSVWCLLGFIVKTVC